The following are from one region of the Marinitoga litoralis genome:
- a CDS encoding transposase: MKNRNKYSPDFKLQVVKEYFNSDKTQKDICDEYGISSSAFFKWIKKYENSGFDDNVFNSKKGRPKSIISDISKVPPFIYESAGITQSDNDSNDTNSLKKKIEYYERLLLEKELLLKMQEDEINFLKKKHNWKK; encoded by the coding sequence ATGAAAAATAGAAATAAATATTCTCCTGATTTTAAACTTCAAGTTGTTAAAGAGTATTTTAATTCTGATAAGACTCAAAAAGATATTTGTGATGAATATGGCATTTCTAGTTCTGCTTTTTTTAAATGGATTAAAAAATATGAAAACTCTGGTTTTGACGATAATGTTTTTAATTCCAAGAAAGGAAGACCTAAATCTATTATTTCTGATATTTCTAAGGTTCCTCCTTTTATCTATGAATCTGCTGGTATTACTCAATCTGATAATGATTCCAATGATACTAATTCTTTAAAGAAAAAGATTGAATATTATGAACGTCTTCTTCTTGAAAAAGAATTACTTCTTAAAATGCAAGAAGATGAGATCAACTTTTTGAAAAAAAAACACAACTGGAAAAAGTAA
- a CDS encoding IS3 family transposase, with the protein MSLSFLLHHYHICQSSFYYKTILFFDTGVHKRQSSFKGYSFTVDGKKVSDTYIKQLLVDLLSVNNPLNPEFFHKTLGSKKLSAIFRQKFNIIINHKKIHRLRKELNLVRNYHRHPKHPKRRPKNHDISRPNQYWESDIKFIPTKYDGYIPILSIIMLSIDPLLEFILVILLKQETLFQL; encoded by the coding sequence ATGTCTTTATCTTTTTTACTCCATCATTATCATATTTGTCAAAGTTCTTTTTATTATAAAACCATATTGTTTTTTGATACTGGAGTACATAAAAGACAATCAAGTTTTAAAGGCTATTCTTTTACTGTTGATGGTAAAAAGGTTTCTGATACTTATATTAAGCAATTACTTGTTGATTTATTATCTGTTAATAACCCTTTAAATCCTGAATTCTTTCACAAGACTTTAGGTTCTAAGAAATTATCTGCTATTTTCAGACAAAAGTTTAATATCATTATTAATCACAAGAAGATTCATAGATTAAGAAAAGAATTAAATCTTGTTAGAAATTATCATCGTCATCCCAAACATCCCAAAAGAAGACCTAAAAACCATGATATTAGCAGACCTAATCAATATTGGGAATCTGACATTAAATTTATTCCCACTAAATATGATGGATATATTCCTATACTCAGTATAATTATGCTTTCGATAGATCCATTGTTGGAGTTTATATTGGTAATTCTATTAAAGCAAGAGACTTTATTTCAACTTTAA
- a CDS encoding AAA family ATPase: protein MFSPNILWGDYEIYLLDEPTNGVDIETKMKIYEIMEELSKNGKTIILASHDVSEIEKTDRIVVLKKGEITADRKTEELLEKTTRKNEERLLDLIK, encoded by the coding sequence ATTTTTTCTCCAAATATTCTATGGGGTGATTACGAAATATATTTATTAGATGAACCGACAAATGGAGTGGATATAGAAACAAAGATGAAAATATATGAAATAATGGAAGAATTATCCAAAAATGGAAAAACGATAATATTGGCAAGTCATGATGTCAGCGAAATAGAAAAAACGGATAGAATAGTGGTATTAAAAAAAGGGGAAATAACAGCAGACAGAAAAACAGAAGAATTATTGGAAAAAACAACAAGGAAAAATGAAGAGCGGTTATTGGATTTAATAAAATGA